The Anaerolineae bacterium region CCCCTGAAATTTACCTGCACGCAGCGCACACCGGTGACTTTTCCATCTTCCTGGGTAATTTCCTTGAAAGTGCGAGAGGGGTAAACCGCAATCCCTTCGTCTTCTGCATCGCGCACTTCCCAATCATGGGCAGGCATGGTCGCGCGGCTTTCCAGACAAGACATTCCAACCCAGCCTGCTCCCAAACGGACTGCACTCATTGCTGCATCAATGGCAACATTGCCACCCCCCAACACCAAAACGCGTTTCCCTCTGAGGTCTTGAGCGAGTTTAACTTTGTCCTCCAGGCTGACCTGGCGCAAAAAGTCGGTTGCGACGGTTACCTGGGGTAAATCAGCGCCTGGAATCGGCAATTTGATGCCGCCATGGGCACCAACGGCAACAAACACAGCATCATAGCCCTGTTTCAACAGGGCTGGAATATTTTCAACCCGGCTGTTCAGACGCAGTTCAACCCCTTCAGCAAGAATTTGCTCGATTTCGCGTTGAACCAGTTGGTAAGGCAGACGATATTCCGGTACACCAACTCGCATCATGCCCCCTGCAACGGGCAGGGCTTCAAAGACCGTTACACCATAACCCATTCGCACCAGGTCGAGCGCAGCCGTTAACCCTGCCGGTCCGGAACCGACCACGGCAACTTTCTTGTCCTTTGGCTCGACTTCGTTCGTCCACCGAACTTGCTCCTGGCTCAGTTCGCCGCTATCCATTTTTGACCACACCCAGTCGGCTACAAAGCGTTTCAGCGCCATAATGTTGACCGGCTGGTCGCTTTGATTACGCGAGCAGGCTTCCTCGCAGCGGTGGTTACATACTCGACCACACACGGATGGGAAGGGATTTTCTTCCTTGATCGTTCGGTAGGCATCCAGGTAGCGACCTTCGCGCACCAACGCCACATACCCCTGGGCGCGTTGATTGATCGGACAGGCATCCCGACAGGGCGCCATACCAGCTTTCTCAATTGCATAGGCGTTGGGAATGGCTTGCGGATAAGGTTTATAGATCGCCTTGCGTTGAGAAAGACCGCCGTTGAACTCGTCTGAGCGAGGCACCGGGCATGCCGTAGCACAATCTCCGCAACCGGTGCAGGCATCCAGCTTAACATAGCGCGGCCGACGGCGCACCTTAACCCGAAAGTTACCCGGCTCACCCTCGATACTCTCGACTTCCGAGGTGGTTAAGATGTCAATGTTCAGATGGCGACCGACTTCCACCAGCTTTGGCGACATAATGCACATGGCACAGTCATTGGTTGGAAAGGTTTTATCCAGTTGCGCCATAATGCCACCAATGGCTGGCGACTTCTCTACCAGATATACTTTAAAGCCGGCTTCCGCCAGATCAAGCGATGCCTGCATTCCGCCAATGCCGGCGCCGACAACCAGAACAGCACCTACCGGTTGTTTCGTGGTGTTAGGATTCATCGATTCTTCGCCACTCATGCTCACTTCCCACTCACCCATCTCATAGGGCAGCTACTTGCTGCAAGGGTTTAAGCCCGGCAAGCAGCGGCCGCGGATCGATCAAATGTTTGCTCCACCAATTTTCTGCTTCGGTTAATCCAAAAGCCAGTCCCATCAATTCTGTAAAGTAGAATACCGGAAGCTTCTGCATTCCACTCTGACGCATCTCGAGGTTGATCTGACATAGGGGACAACTGGTAACAATCGCTGCTGCACCAGCTTCGCAGGCCCGTTCTACTAGACGGTTTACTAATCGGGCAGCTACGCTGGATTTGGTGAGAGAGAGACCACCTCCGCAACATTCAGTAGCATACGACCATTCAACGGCTTCAGCTCCCAGGGTCTCCAGCAATTGATTCATCAAGCGCGGATTCTCGGGATTCTCGAATTGGGTTACCTCCGGTGGACGAACCAATAAACAACCGTAATATCCAACCGCTTTTAGACCCACTAATGGCCGTTTCACCCGTTTGTGAATGGTATCCAGCCCTACGCCGATTGTAAGTACCTCGAGCAAGGGACGGACGGCGATATTGCCCTGATATTGAAAGCCGACAACTTCCTCCAATTCTTTGCGCCGCTCGGGGTCATGGCGCAATTCATAATCGGCGCTCTTATGCCGGTTGAAGCAGGCTGCACACGGCATGACAAGGTCGTGCCCTAGCGCTTGGGCTAATGCCAGATTGCGTGCAGGTAATGCCAGGGCAAGCACAGGATTAACGCTGTGGGCAGAAGAGGCGCCGCAACAATTCCACTCCTCAAGTTCGTGTAATTCCACCTCCAGGGCTTTGAAGACGGCTCGCACCGAGGCGTCATATTCACAGGCGGTGGATTCGAGACTGCAGCCTGGATAGTACGTATAGACGCTCATTTTGCCTCCTGTTGGGGAGCGGACTTTACGGAAGCAATCTCTTCTCTGGCAACTGCTTCGGCAGACTTGACAAAAATA contains the following coding sequences:
- a CDS encoding CoB--CoM heterodisulfide reductase subunit B, which codes for MSVYTYYPGCSLESTACEYDASVRAVFKALEVELHELEEWNCCGASSAHSVNPVLALALPARNLALAQALGHDLVMPCAACFNRHKSADYELRHDPERRKELEEVVGFQYQGNIAVRPLLEVLTIGVGLDTIHKRVKRPLVGLKAVGYYGCLLVRPPEVTQFENPENPRLMNQLLETLGAEAVEWSYATECCGGGLSLTKSSVAARLVNRLVERACEAGAAAIVTSCPLCQINLEMRQSGMQKLPVFYFTELMGLAFGLTEAENWWSKHLIDPRPLLAGLKPLQQVAAL